A genomic region of Halostagnicola larsenii XH-48 contains the following coding sequences:
- a CDS encoding GntP family permease has translation MAFEHAPLVAFGVGLVTTILLLVRLKLPAFIGLIISTFVVGIVAPEVPLADVATETATSFGDTFAGVGIPILMAAVIGKTMLESGAAERIIRSFTSITGEDKGEYALFGSGFVLAIPVFFGNVFYLLAPLARSMRARVGHSYSLFIVAICAAAATTHVFVPPTPGPLAVAAEIEANLGTTILVGLMVGFPTAILSGLVYGKFISRRINIPLRDTMGTTTEELKEISQQSSENLPGVFEASLPILLAIILVGAQTVTDTFVSSSTQVVSIFAFLGNPNFALTVAALVSAITFYRVKTHDLETWADELTEALKEGGNIAAIVGAGGAFGGMLAAAGVGGYISSALQELGFGLIVTAWIIAAAVRIAQGSATVAMLTTAGIVAPLVGQLSVHPAYLVMAIGAGGNILSWYNDGGFWIITEIGGLTQTEALKTWTVVTTLIAVFGLVFTLGFSTVMPLA, from the coding sequence ATGGCATTTGAACATGCCCCGTTGGTGGCGTTCGGTGTTGGATTAGTTACGACAATACTACTACTCGTCCGACTTAAGTTACCAGCGTTCATCGGGTTGATAATTTCGACGTTCGTCGTCGGGATCGTTGCGCCGGAAGTCCCGCTGGCCGACGTGGCAACTGAAACGGCGACGTCCTTCGGTGACACCTTCGCCGGTGTGGGGATACCAATCCTGATGGCCGCTGTAATCGGAAAGACAATGCTCGAAAGCGGAGCAGCAGAGCGTATCATCCGCTCGTTCACGTCGATCACAGGCGAGGACAAGGGGGAATACGCACTATTCGGGAGTGGATTCGTGCTCGCGATCCCCGTCTTCTTCGGGAACGTGTTTTACCTACTCGCGCCGCTGGCCCGCTCAATGCGGGCTCGAGTCGGACATAGCTACTCGCTGTTTATCGTCGCGATCTGCGCTGCTGCGGCGACGACGCACGTCTTCGTCCCGCCGACCCCCGGACCGCTCGCTGTCGCGGCCGAGATCGAGGCGAACCTCGGAACGACGATCCTCGTCGGGCTCATGGTTGGGTTTCCGACGGCGATCCTCTCGGGGCTGGTCTACGGCAAGTTCATCTCGAGGCGGATCAACATCCCGCTTCGCGACACGATGGGGACGACTACCGAGGAGCTCAAGGAGATTTCCCAGCAATCCTCCGAAAACCTTCCCGGCGTCTTCGAGGCCTCGCTGCCGATCCTCCTGGCCATCATACTGGTCGGGGCACAGACCGTCACGGACACGTTCGTTTCGTCAAGCACACAAGTCGTCTCGATATTCGCCTTTCTCGGGAATCCGAACTTTGCGTTGACCGTTGCCGCGCTCGTCTCCGCCATCACGTTCTATCGGGTGAAGACCCACGACTTAGAGACGTGGGCGGACGAACTCACTGAGGCGCTGAAGGAGGGCGGTAACATCGCCGCCATCGTCGGTGCCGGTGGGGCATTCGGCGGGATGCTCGCCGCGGCCGGTGTCGGCGGGTACATCTCCAGTGCGCTGCAGGAGCTGGGGTTCGGCCTTATCGTTACCGCATGGATCATCGCTGCTGCGGTTCGCATCGCACAGGGGTCCGCGACCGTCGCTATGCTGACGACCGCCGGGATCGTCGCCCCGCTCGTTGGTCAACTGTCGGTCCACCCGGCGTACCTCGTGATGGCCATCGGGGCCGGTGGGAACATCCTATCCTGGTACAACGACGGTGGGTTCTGGATTATTACCGAGATCGGCGGGCTAACACAGACAGAGGCGTTGAAGACTTGGACGGTCGTGACGACACTGATCGCTGTCTTTGGGCTCGTCTTCACTCTCGGCTTCTCGACGGTGATGCCGCTCGCATGA
- a CDS encoding mandelate racemase/muconate lactonizing enzyme family protein, translated as MKITDIEAFAVNVPLVPFEDGGIAPYVTNHNSLTDMDRVLVRVDTDEGISGWGEVRVFLTPEASVSIIEEGIRPLVVGQSPFELEKLRRQVFIEYANADMFFAPVEVACWDIVGKSLGKPVYELLGGWTAPSQTDMKHRDHQTDYGDVRDVEVAYCLGILAPEQSRRRAAEVLDAGYSVLKTKAGRDWKDDVARIKAMHDEVDGELEFRLDPNQGWTIDQAIRVGSELTDAGIYLQYMEQPIRVDAHKSLASLKNQTRQPMGPNEDTYIPHNLRRLIDAGAIDVAVLDLTPAGGITGLRQQAAIAEDAGIPIAHHCAFDLGVRTAAILHSVQGIPGFALPPDSVYYGWEDDVIADPFEISDGTLSVPDDPGLGVEVDRDRIEEYRIA; from the coding sequence ATGAAGATCACAGATATCGAAGCGTTTGCGGTCAACGTTCCGCTCGTTCCGTTCGAAGACGGAGGTATCGCGCCGTACGTAACGAATCATAACTCGCTGACGGACATGGACCGGGTTCTCGTCCGGGTCGACACCGACGAGGGTATCTCCGGATGGGGAGAGGTTCGCGTCTTCCTCACGCCCGAGGCCTCCGTCTCGATCATCGAAGAGGGCATTCGTCCACTCGTCGTTGGACAGTCTCCGTTCGAACTGGAGAAGCTCAGGCGACAGGTATTCATCGAGTACGCGAACGCCGACATGTTCTTCGCTCCAGTGGAGGTCGCGTGTTGGGACATCGTCGGCAAATCGCTCGGCAAACCGGTGTACGAGCTACTCGGCGGCTGGACCGCGCCGAGTCAAACGGACATGAAACACCGAGATCATCAGACTGACTATGGGGACGTCCGCGATGTCGAGGTCGCCTACTGCCTCGGTATCCTCGCTCCCGAGCAATCCAGACGGCGCGCCGCAGAAGTGCTCGATGCGGGCTACTCCGTGCTGAAGACGAAAGCCGGGCGTGACTGGAAGGATGACGTAGCCCGCATTAAAGCGATGCACGACGAGGTAGACGGCGAACTCGAGTTCCGCCTCGATCCCAATCAGGGCTGGACGATCGACCAAGCGATTCGTGTCGGGTCGGAGCTTACCGACGCGGGAATCTATCTCCAGTACATGGAACAGCCCATCCGCGTTGACGCACACAAGTCACTGGCTAGCCTGAAAAACCAAACGCGACAGCCGATGGGCCCGAACGAGGACACCTATATTCCACACAACCTCCGCCGACTTATCGACGCAGGAGCCATCGATGTCGCCGTGCTCGATCTGACCCCGGCAGGGGGAATTACTGGGCTTCGTCAGCAGGCTGCCATCGCGGAGGACGCAGGGATACCTATCGCGCATCACTGCGCGTTCGACCTCGGCGTGAGAACGGCGGCGATCCTCCATTCCGTCCAAGGGATTCCCGGCTTCGCGTTACCTCCAGATTCGGTCTACTACGGCTGGGAAGACGACGTAATCGCCGACCCGTTCGAAATTTCCGACGGAACGCTGTCCGTCCCTGACGATCCCGGACTGGGTGTCGAAGTCGATCGAGACCGTATCGAGGAGTACCGTATCGCATGA
- a CDS encoding creatininase family protein, translating into MTHPTAQLDEMVSFGAQSAADIGAVGAAAGSVLVVPVGSVEQHGKHLPVMTDTLLADSVATTAAKRVADDAPILVAPPLRPGYSPHHCSFGGTLTAGFDTLLDLVRDTADSGLTNGFDALVLVNGHGGNGPLIDAAVSEIGREHPAVEVLGLTYFELVADLVEEIRDSEMGGMAHGGEFETSLMLHLHPELVDTESMPATYWEEQYDLAGDDLVSGGPLSVYRPFEDYSDSGAIGDPDVADEATGKRLFKGSTEALADLLLEVHERNTD; encoded by the coding sequence ATGACCCATCCGACCGCACAATTAGACGAGATGGTCTCGTTCGGGGCGCAGTCTGCGGCCGATATCGGGGCTGTGGGAGCAGCGGCAGGATCCGTTCTCGTCGTTCCAGTCGGCAGCGTCGAACAGCACGGAAAGCACCTCCCCGTCATGACCGATACGCTGCTAGCCGATAGCGTAGCGACAACGGCTGCAAAGCGCGTCGCGGACGACGCTCCTATCCTTGTCGCACCTCCGCTCAGGCCGGGCTACTCCCCCCACCACTGCTCGTTCGGCGGGACGCTCACCGCCGGATTCGACACGCTGCTCGACCTGGTCCGTGACACTGCAGACTCGGGGCTCACGAATGGGTTCGACGCACTGGTACTAGTGAACGGCCACGGAGGGAACGGCCCGCTCATCGACGCCGCCGTGTCGGAGATCGGACGCGAACACCCGGCGGTGGAGGTCCTCGGGCTCACATACTTCGAGCTGGTGGCTGATCTTGTTGAGGAAATCCGTGACAGCGAGATGGGCGGGATGGCCCATGGTGGGGAGTTCGAGACGTCGTTAATGCTGCACCTCCATCCAGAGCTCGTCGATACGGAGTCAATGCCCGCGACGTACTGGGAGGAGCAGTACGATCTGGCCGGGGACGATCTTGTCAGTGGGGGGCCGCTGTCCGTGTACCGGCCGTTCGAAGATTACTCTGACAGCGGAGCTATCGGCGACCCAGACGTCGCGGACGAAGCTACCGGCAAACGACTCTTCAAGGGATCGACAGAGGCCCTTGCGGATCTCCTGCTGGAGGTGCACGAACGGAACACCGACTAA
- a CDS encoding Rid family detoxifying hydrolase, producing the protein MKEISTTAAPESIGPFSQGLVTDSTVYVSGQGPIDPESGDIINGDVREQTKQTLENVRAVLDAAGCSLDDIVKATVFVTDMDTYEAVNEVYGEYMNPPFPARSAVEVSSLPVPIDVEIEVIAEQ; encoded by the coding sequence ATGAAAGAAATTTCGACGACAGCAGCACCAGAAAGCATCGGGCCGTTTTCCCAGGGACTCGTGACTGACTCAACAGTCTACGTCTCGGGCCAAGGCCCGATCGATCCCGAATCAGGCGACATAATCAACGGCGACGTTCGCGAACAGACGAAACAAACGCTCGAAAATGTCAGGGCCGTACTCGACGCCGCTGGCTGCTCGCTCGACGACATCGTCAAGGCTACCGTGTTTGTGACGGACATGGACACCTACGAGGCGGTCAACGAGGTGTACGGCGAGTACATGAACCCGCCATTCCCAGCCCGAAGTGCGGTCGAGGTTTCCTCGCTCCCAGTCCCCATCGACGTCGAGATCGAGGTCATCGCGGAGCAGTAA
- a CDS encoding transcription initiation factor IIB, whose protein sequence is MKRPARQKERDVQTTEKTDDQEGVRTCPECESSSLVRSSDESEVSCEDCGLILEEETIDRGPEWRAFNHSERNNKSRVGAPTTQTMHDKGLTTTIDWQNKDAYGRSLSSNKRSQMNRLRKWQERIRTKDAGERNLQFALSEIDRMASGLGVPRSIREVASVLYRRALEEDLIRGRSIEGVATSALYAACRMEGVPRSLEEVSAVSRVDQKEIGRTYRYISQELSLEMKPVDPKKYVPRFCSELELPEEVQVKANEIIDTSAEKGLLSGKSPTGYAAAAIYAASLLCNEKRTQREVSDVAQVTEVTIRNRYQEQIEAMGIH, encoded by the coding sequence ATGAAACGCCCCGCTCGCCAAAAGGAACGTGATGTGCAGACAACAGAGAAAACAGATGATCAAGAGGGCGTTCGCACTTGCCCTGAGTGTGAATCAAGTTCGCTTGTTCGAAGTTCGGACGAGAGCGAAGTAAGTTGCGAGGACTGTGGATTGATCCTCGAGGAAGAGACAATTGATCGAGGGCCAGAATGGCGGGCGTTCAATCACTCGGAGCGCAATAACAAATCTCGTGTTGGGGCTCCAACGACCCAGACGATGCACGATAAGGGGTTGACCACAACGATCGACTGGCAAAACAAAGATGCCTACGGACGGTCGCTCTCTTCGAACAAGCGAAGTCAAATGAACCGGCTGCGGAAATGGCAAGAACGGATTCGAACAAAGGATGCTGGCGAACGAAATCTTCAGTTCGCCCTCTCCGAGATTGATCGAATGGCTTCTGGATTAGGGGTTCCTCGGTCCATTCGCGAAGTTGCTAGTGTCCTCTATCGGCGTGCTTTGGAGGAAGACCTCATTCGGGGGCGCTCTATTGAGGGGGTCGCCACGAGTGCACTATATGCAGCCTGTCGTATGGAAGGTGTTCCACGATCACTCGAAGAGGTATCAGCTGTATCACGCGTTGATCAGAAAGAGATTGGACGAACATACCGATATATCTCCCAAGAACTCAGCCTCGAGATGAAACCCGTTGATCCGAAAAAATATGTGCCCCGATTCTGCTCTGAACTCGAGTTACCGGAGGAAGTACAGGTAAAAGCCAACGAAATCATCGACACGTCTGCTGAGAAAGGACTACTTTCAGGAAAGTCACCAACCGGATATGCTGCAGCTGCAATTTACGCGGCGAGTCTTCTTTGTAATGAAAAACGGACACAACGGGAGGTCTCTGATGTTGCCCAGGTAACGGAGGTTACGATTCGGAACCGTTATCAAGAGCAAATTGAGGCAATGGGAATCCATTGA